One stretch of Streptomyces sp. NBC_00443 DNA includes these proteins:
- a CDS encoding response regulator transcription factor: MTRVLVVEDDPQLVRALVITMQARRYGVDAAPDGTTALRLAAARQPDVVILDLGLPDMDGVDVIKALRGWTRVPIMVLSARRASDEKVAALDAGADDYVTKPFSMDELMARLRAAVRRTEESPLTPGTTHVATAEFTIDLLARRVVRAGRDVRLTPTEWHLLEILVTHPGHLVTQQHLLREVWGVTRAGKTNYLRVYMAQLRRKLEADPSHPRYLVTEPGMGYRFEG, translated from the coding sequence ATGACCCGGGTGCTGGTCGTGGAAGACGACCCCCAGCTGGTACGAGCACTCGTGATCACCATGCAGGCACGCCGGTACGGAGTGGACGCGGCGCCCGACGGCACCACGGCCCTCCGGCTGGCGGCCGCGCGTCAGCCGGACGTGGTGATTCTGGACCTCGGTCTGCCCGACATGGACGGGGTCGACGTCATCAAGGCGCTGCGCGGCTGGACCCGTGTGCCGATCATGGTGCTGTCGGCCCGTCGGGCCTCCGACGAGAAGGTGGCCGCACTGGACGCGGGCGCCGACGACTACGTCACCAAGCCGTTCAGCATGGACGAGCTCATGGCCCGGCTGCGGGCGGCGGTGCGCCGCACCGAGGAGTCCCCGCTCACCCCCGGCACGACGCACGTGGCGACCGCCGAGTTCACCATCGACCTGCTGGCCAGGAGAGTCGTACGGGCCGGCCGCGACGTACGCCTCACCCCGACCGAATGGCATCTGCTGGAGATCCTGGTGACCCATCCCGGGCACCTCGTCACCCAGCAGCACCTGCTGCGGGAGGTCTGGGGGGTCACCCGGGCCGGCAAGACCAACTACCTGCGGGTCTACATGGCCCAACTGCGCCGGAAGCTCGAGGCGGACCCCTCGCACCCCCGTTATCTCGTCACCGAACCCGGCATGGGCTACCGCTTCGAAGGGTGA
- the kdpF gene encoding K(+)-transporting ATPase subunit F — protein MTAENIVGLVVAVALLGYLVLALIFPERF, from the coding sequence GTGACTGCCGAGAACATCGTCGGCCTCGTCGTGGCCGTCGCCCTGCTGGGCTATCTCGTCCTCGCCCTGATCTTCCCGGAGAGGTTCTGA
- a CDS encoding amino acid transporter: MATTEQSTSSRVRSWMLQGLSDIGKGHGPQGPHAEPEPAHKGQPWYRVMCLTGVDYFSTLGYQPGIAALAAGLLSPIATIVLVIVTLAGALPVYRRVAEESPHGEGSISMLERLLSFWKGKLFVLTLLGFAATDFLITITLSAADASTHLVENPHLNSALHDQQLVITLILVALLGAVFLKGFLEAIGVAVVLVGIYLALNAVVVVSGLSHVITEGHVITDWSSALTAEHGNVFVMIGVALIVFPKLALGLSGFETGVAVMPHVKGDPGDTEARPKGRIRDTKKLLTTAALIMSCFLITTSFITTLLIPEKEFEPGGQANGRALAFLAHEYLGGAFGTVYDVSTIAILWFAGASAMAGLLNLMPRYLPRYGMAPHWARAVRPMVIVFTLVAFLVTWIFDADVDAQGGAYATGVLVLISSAAIAVTIAARKAGQRNWTIGFAVISAVFLYTTVVNVIERPDGVKIGACFIAGIIVISLLSRLTRAFELRVTSVTLDDMAKRFVRDIASRKIRFIANEPDQRDKAEYRDKIEQIRNDNDVPVQEDFVFVEVTVTDPSEFEAGVTVRGEVLHNRYRVLTLESSSIPNALAALLLHVRDTTGCIPHIYFEWTEGTPFANFLRFFLFGQGEVAPVTREVLREAEPDRDRRPRVHTG; this comes from the coding sequence ATGGCCACGACCGAACAATCGACGTCCAGTCGTGTGCGCTCCTGGATGCTGCAAGGGCTCTCCGACATCGGCAAGGGCCACGGCCCCCAGGGCCCGCACGCCGAGCCGGAGCCCGCCCACAAGGGCCAGCCCTGGTACCGCGTCATGTGTCTCACCGGCGTCGACTACTTCTCGACCCTCGGCTACCAGCCTGGCATCGCGGCCCTCGCGGCCGGCCTGCTCTCCCCCATCGCCACGATCGTGCTCGTGATCGTCACGCTGGCGGGCGCCCTGCCCGTCTACCGGCGGGTGGCCGAGGAGAGCCCGCACGGCGAGGGCTCGATCTCGATGCTGGAGCGGCTGCTGTCCTTCTGGAAGGGCAAGCTGTTCGTCCTGACCCTGTTGGGCTTCGCCGCCACCGACTTCCTGATCACCATCACCCTGTCGGCGGCCGACGCCTCGACGCACCTGGTCGAGAACCCGCACCTGAACAGCGCCCTGCACGACCAGCAGCTGGTGATCACCCTCATCCTCGTGGCCCTCCTCGGCGCGGTGTTCCTCAAGGGCTTCCTGGAGGCGATCGGCGTCGCCGTCGTCCTGGTCGGCATCTACCTCGCGCTGAACGCGGTCGTCGTGGTCTCCGGCCTCTCTCACGTCATCACCGAGGGGCATGTGATCACCGACTGGTCCAGCGCCCTCACGGCCGAGCACGGCAACGTCTTCGTCATGATCGGCGTGGCCCTGATCGTCTTTCCCAAGCTCGCGCTCGGCCTGTCCGGATTCGAGACCGGCGTCGCGGTGATGCCGCACGTCAAGGGCGACCCGGGTGACACCGAGGCACGGCCGAAGGGCCGTATCCGGGACACGAAGAAGCTGCTCACCACCGCCGCCCTGATCATGAGCTGCTTCCTGATCACGACGAGCTTCATCACCACGCTGCTGATTCCCGAGAAGGAGTTCGAACCGGGCGGCCAGGCCAACGGCCGCGCGCTCGCGTTCCTCGCCCACGAGTACCTGGGCGGCGCCTTCGGCACGGTCTACGACGTCTCGACGATCGCCATCCTCTGGTTCGCCGGCGCCTCCGCCATGGCCGGGCTGCTCAACCTGATGCCCCGCTATCTGCCCCGCTACGGCATGGCCCCGCACTGGGCGCGCGCGGTGCGCCCGATGGTCATCGTCTTCACCCTGGTCGCCTTCCTCGTCACCTGGATCTTCGACGCCGACGTCGACGCGCAGGGCGGCGCCTACGCCACCGGCGTGCTGGTACTGATCAGCTCCGCCGCGATCGCCGTGACCATCGCGGCCCGCAAGGCCGGTCAGCGGAACTGGACCATCGGCTTCGCGGTCATCTCCGCGGTGTTCCTGTACACCACCGTCGTGAACGTCATCGAGCGCCCCGACGGTGTGAAGATCGGCGCCTGCTTCATCGCCGGCATCATCGTCATCTCCCTCCTCTCGCGGCTGACGCGCGCCTTCGAGCTCCGCGTCACCAGCGTGACCCTCGACGACATGGCGAAACGATTCGTCCGGGACATCGCCAGCCGCAAGATCCGCTTCATCGCCAACGAACCCGACCAGCGGGACAAGGCCGAGTACCGCGACAAGATCGAGCAGATCCGCAACGACAACGACGTCCCCGTCCAAGAGGACTTCGTGTTCGTCGAAGTGACGGTCACCGACCCGTCCGAGTTCGAGGCGGGCGTGACCGTACGCGGCGAGGTCCTGCACAACCGCTACCGCGTCCTCACCCTGGAGTCCTCCTCCATCCCCAACGCCCTGGCCGCGCTGCTCCTTCACGTCCGCGACACGACGGGCTGCATCCCCCACATCTACTTCGAGTGGACCGAGGGCACCCCCTTCGCCAACTTCCTGCGCTTCTTCCTCTTCGGCCAGGGCGAGGTCGCCCCGGTCACCCGCGAAGTGCTGCGCGAGGCGGAGCCCGACCGTGACCGACGGCCCCGGGTGCACACCGGCTGA
- the gcvP gene encoding aminomethyl-transferring glycine dehydrogenase, producing the protein MTAHRIPLSELEQGIPFEQRHIGPDHEARAKMLAQVGYGSLDELTAAAVPDVIKNADSLELPGARTEAEVLAELRSLADRNQVLDSMIGLGYYGTFTPPVILRNVMENPAWYTAYTPYQPEISQGRLEALLNFQTMVADLTGLPTSGASLLDEGTAAAEAMALSLRMGKNKKGLFLVDADVLPQTIAVIETRAEPTGVEVVVADLSDGIPAEIAGREINGVLLQYPGASGAVRDIKPVIDQAHELGALVTVAADLLALTLLKSPGELGADIAVGTTQRFGVPMGFGGPHAGYMAVQEKFARSLPGRLVGVSVDVDGNRAYRLALQTREQHIRREKATSNICTAQVLLAVMAGMYAVYHGPEGLRGIARRTHRYAAILAAGLTAGGVEVVHGSYFDTLTVRVPAKAAEVVAAARQNGVNLRLVDADHVSVACDETTARAQLGAVWTAFGVGGDVEALDEGAEDALAAGLLRGDEVLTHPVFHQHRSETAMLRYLRRLADRDYALDRGMIPLGSCTMKLNATTEMEPVTWPEFGQLHPFAPAEQAQGYLTLIRELEERLAEVTGYDKVSLQPNAGSQGELAGLLAVRGYHRANGDEQRTVCLIPSSAHGTNAASAVMAGMKVVVVKTADDGEIDVEDLRAKIEKHRDELSVLMITYPSTHGVFEEHVADICAQVHEAGGQVYVDGANLNALVGLAKPGHFGGDVSHLNLHKTFCIPHGGGGPGVGPVGVRAHLAPYLPNHPLQPAAGPETGVGPISAAPWGSAGILPISWSYVRLMGGEGLKRATQVAVLSANYIAKRLEPHFPVLYTGPGGLVAHECIIDLRPLTKATGVSVDDVAKRLIDYGFHAPTMSFPVAGTLMIEPTESEDLNELDRFCETMIAIRAEIEKVGSGEWPADDNPLRNAPHTAGALGGEWEHAYSREEAVFPAGVSAADKYWPPVRRIDQAFGDRNLVCSCPPMDAYEG; encoded by the coding sequence ATGACCGCCCATCGCATTCCGCTCTCCGAGCTCGAGCAGGGTATTCCTTTCGAGCAGCGTCACATCGGCCCTGATCATGAGGCTCGGGCCAAGATGCTCGCCCAGGTCGGGTACGGCTCGCTCGACGAGCTCACCGCCGCCGCGGTGCCGGATGTGATCAAGAACGCCGACTCCCTCGAACTGCCGGGGGCGCGTACCGAGGCCGAGGTGCTCGCCGAGCTGCGGTCGCTCGCCGATCGCAACCAGGTGCTGGACTCGATGATCGGGCTCGGGTACTACGGGACCTTCACGCCGCCGGTCATCCTGCGCAATGTCATGGAGAACCCGGCTTGGTACACGGCCTACACGCCGTATCAGCCCGAGATCTCGCAGGGGCGGCTCGAGGCCCTGCTGAACTTCCAGACCATGGTCGCCGACCTCACCGGGCTGCCGACCTCCGGTGCCTCGCTGCTGGACGAGGGGACCGCGGCGGCCGAGGCCATGGCCCTGTCGCTGCGGATGGGCAAGAACAAGAAGGGGCTGTTCCTGGTCGACGCGGACGTGCTTCCGCAGACCATCGCAGTGATCGAGACCCGGGCCGAGCCCACCGGCGTGGAGGTCGTCGTCGCCGACCTCAGCGACGGCATTCCGGCCGAGATCGCCGGGCGTGAGATCAACGGCGTGCTGCTCCAGTACCCGGGCGCCTCCGGTGCCGTACGGGACATCAAGCCCGTCATCGATCAGGCCCATGAGCTCGGCGCCCTCGTCACCGTCGCCGCCGATCTGCTCGCGCTCACGCTGCTGAAGTCCCCCGGTGAGCTCGGGGCGGACATCGCGGTCGGGACGACGCAGCGGTTCGGTGTGCCGATGGGCTTCGGCGGGCCGCACGCCGGCTACATGGCCGTACAGGAGAAGTTCGCGCGCAGCCTGCCCGGGCGGCTCGTGGGTGTGTCCGTGGATGTGGATGGGAACAGGGCGTACCGGCTGGCGCTCCAGACGCGTGAGCAGCACATTCGTCGGGAGAAGGCGACCAGCAACATCTGCACGGCTCAGGTGCTGCTCGCCGTGATGGCCGGGATGTATGCCGTGTACCACGGCCCGGAGGGGCTGCGCGGTATCGCCCGGCGCACGCACCGGTACGCCGCCATCCTCGCCGCGGGCCTCACGGCCGGTGGGGTCGAGGTCGTGCACGGTTCCTACTTCGACACGCTGACCGTGCGGGTGCCTGCGAAGGCCGCCGAAGTTGTCGCCGCGGCCCGGCAGAACGGCGTCAACCTGCGCCTCGTCGACGCCGACCACGTGTCCGTCGCCTGCGACGAGACCACCGCGCGGGCCCAACTGGGCGCCGTATGGACGGCGTTCGGGGTCGGGGGTGACGTCGAGGCGCTGGACGAGGGAGCCGAGGACGCCCTTGCGGCCGGCCTGCTGCGCGGCGACGAGGTCCTCACGCACCCCGTCTTCCACCAGCACCGTTCCGAGACTGCGATGCTGCGCTACCTGCGCAGGCTCGCCGACCGCGACTACGCGCTCGACCGCGGCATGATCCCGCTGGGCTCCTGCACCATGAAGCTCAACGCGACGACCGAGATGGAGCCGGTCACCTGGCCGGAGTTCGGACAGCTGCACCCCTTCGCGCCCGCCGAGCAGGCGCAGGGCTATCTGACGCTCATCCGTGAGCTGGAGGAACGTCTCGCCGAGGTCACCGGCTACGACAAGGTGTCGCTGCAGCCCAACGCCGGGTCGCAGGGTGAGCTGGCCGGGCTGCTCGCCGTGCGCGGGTACCACCGGGCCAACGGGGACGAGCAGCGGACCGTCTGTCTGATCCCGTCGTCCGCCCATGGGACCAACGCCGCAAGCGCCGTCATGGCCGGCATGAAGGTCGTCGTCGTGAAGACGGCCGACGACGGTGAGATCGACGTCGAGGATCTGCGGGCGAAGATCGAGAAGCACCGGGACGAGTTGTCGGTGCTGATGATCACGTACCCGTCGACGCACGGGGTGTTCGAGGAGCACGTCGCCGACATCTGCGCTCAGGTGCACGAGGCCGGCGGGCAGGTGTACGTCGACGGCGCCAACCTCAACGCCCTTGTGGGGCTTGCCAAGCCGGGCCACTTCGGTGGCGACGTCTCGCATCTGAATCTGCACAAGACCTTCTGCATTCCGCACGGCGGTGGCGGTCCGGGCGTCGGGCCCGTCGGTGTACGTGCGCACCTGGCGCCGTATCTGCCGAACCACCCGCTGCAGCCCGCGGCCGGGCCGGAGACGGGCGTCGGCCCGATCTCGGCCGCGCCCTGGGGTTCCGCCGGGATCCTGCCGATCTCGTGGTCGTACGTACGGCTCATGGGCGGCGAGGGGCTCAAGCGGGCCACACAGGTCGCGGTGCTGTCCGCCAACTACATCGCCAAGCGGCTGGAGCCGCACTTCCCGGTCCTCTACACCGGGCCGGGCGGACTCGTCGCGCACGAGTGCATCATCGATCTGCGGCCGCTGACCAAGGCGACCGGGGTGAGCGTCGACGACGTGGCCAAGCGGCTCATCGACTACGGCTTCCACGCGCCGACGATGTCGTTCCCGGTGGCCGGAACGCTGATGATCGAGCCGACCGAGTCCGAGGACCTGAACGAACTCGACCGGTTCTGCGAGACGATGATCGCCATTCGTGCGGAGATCGAGAAGGTCGGTTCGGGTGAGTGGCCCGCGGACGACAACCCGCTGCGGAACGCTCCGCACACCGCCGGTGCGCTGGGCGGTGAGTGGGAGCACGCGTACAGCCGTGAGGAGGCCGTGTTCCCGGCCGGGGTGTCGGCCGCCGACAAGTACTGGCCGCCGGTGCGCCGGATCGACCAGGCCTTCGGCGACCGGAACCTGGTGTGCTCCTGCCCGCCCATGGATGCGTACGAGGGCTGA
- a CDS encoding potassium-transporting ATPase subunit C, whose amino-acid sequence MNNSVTNTARLLGAGLRALLVLTLVTGVIYPLAVTGVAQALFSDKANGSEVKADGKVVGSSLIGQQGYSLDYFQPRPANGLGENSVNTQYKLILSGATNRSGDNPELIKWVKEAKAKVVKENSVPGYAVSAAQVPADAVTSSASGLDPDISPQYADVQVHRVAQRNDVSVAQVQKLVDDHTEGRTLGFVGEPRVNVLELNIALKELIKGD is encoded by the coding sequence ATGAACAACTCGGTTACGAACACCGCCCGGTTGCTCGGGGCGGGCCTGCGCGCCCTCCTCGTGCTGACCCTGGTGACCGGTGTCATCTATCCGCTGGCCGTCACCGGCGTGGCGCAAGCGCTCTTCAGCGACAAGGCGAACGGCTCCGAGGTCAAGGCGGACGGCAAGGTCGTCGGTTCCTCGCTGATCGGTCAACAGGGCTACAGCCTGGACTACTTCCAGCCCCGTCCCGCCAACGGACTGGGTGAGAACTCGGTCAACACGCAGTACAAGCTGATCCTGTCCGGCGCCACCAACCGCTCCGGCGACAACCCCGAGTTGATCAAGTGGGTGAAGGAGGCGAAGGCGAAGGTCGTCAAGGAGAACTCCGTGCCCGGCTACGCGGTGAGTGCCGCCCAGGTCCCCGCCGACGCGGTCACCTCCTCCGCCTCTGGCCTGGACCCCGACATCTCCCCGCAGTACGCGGACGTCCAGGTCCACCGGGTCGCCCAGCGCAACGACGTGTCCGTCGCCCAGGTGCAGAAACTGGTCGACGATCACACCGAGGGACGCACGCTCGGCTTCGTCGGTGAGCCACGCGTGAACGTCCTCGAACTCAACATCGCGCTCAAGGAACTCATCAAGGGCGACTGA
- the kdpA gene encoding potassium-transporting ATPase subunit KdpA codes for MGPVLAGVLQLLALIGALALAYIPLGTYMARVYSSDKHWRVEKWIYKGIGANPDTEMRWPAYLRGVLAFSVAGVLFLYLLQRLQGVLPGSLGFSAIDPDQAFNTAVSFVTNTNWQSYYGEQAMGHVVQTAGLAVQNFVSAAVGIAVAVALVRGFARSRTGELGNFWSDLVRGTVRILVPLAALAAVVLVACGAIQNFSGIHEVGQFMGGQQQWKGGAVASQEAIKELGTNGGGYFNANSAHPFENPTPFSNLFEIFLILVIPFALTRTFGLMVGSVKQGYAILATMVTIWLGFTALMMWTEFAHHGPAFDLAGGAYEGKEVRFGVGGSSIFATATTLTSTGAVDSFHSSFTGLGGGITMLGMMLGEIAPGGTGSGLYGMLIMAVIAVFIAGLMVGRTPEYLGKKIGSREIKLAACYILITPALVLIFTAAAMALPTPGNSMTNSGAHGFSEILYAYTSASNNNGSAFAGLNADTQWFNSTLGLAMLFGRFLPMVFVLALAGSLAEQKPVPETAGTLRTDKPLYAGLLVGTIIIITGLTYFPALALGPLAEGLAS; via the coding sequence ATGGGTCCCGTACTCGCAGGCGTCCTCCAACTGCTCGCCCTGATCGGCGCGCTGGCTCTCGCCTACATACCCCTCGGCACCTACATGGCCAGGGTCTACTCCTCCGACAAGCACTGGCGTGTCGAGAAGTGGATCTACAAGGGCATCGGTGCCAACCCCGACACCGAGATGCGCTGGCCGGCGTATCTGCGTGGTGTGCTCGCCTTCTCGGTGGCGGGCGTGCTGTTCCTGTACTTGTTGCAGCGGCTCCAGGGCGTGCTGCCCGGTTCGCTGGGCTTCTCGGCGATCGATCCGGACCAGGCGTTCAACACCGCGGTGTCCTTCGTCACCAACACCAACTGGCAGTCGTACTACGGCGAGCAGGCCATGGGCCACGTCGTGCAGACCGCCGGGCTGGCCGTGCAGAACTTCGTGTCCGCGGCCGTCGGTATCGCCGTCGCGGTGGCGCTGGTGCGCGGGTTCGCACGCTCGCGCACCGGTGAGCTGGGCAACTTCTGGTCCGACCTGGTGCGTGGCACCGTCCGCATCCTGGTGCCCCTGGCCGCCCTCGCCGCGGTCGTCCTGGTCGCCTGCGGTGCCATCCAGAACTTCTCCGGCATCCACGAGGTCGGCCAGTTCATGGGCGGGCAGCAGCAGTGGAAAGGCGGTGCGGTCGCCTCGCAGGAGGCGATCAAGGAGCTGGGCACGAACGGTGGCGGCTACTTCAACGCCAACAGTGCCCACCCGTTCGAGAACCCCACCCCGTTCTCGAACCTGTTCGAGATCTTCCTCATCCTCGTCATCCCGTTCGCGCTGACCCGCACCTTCGGCCTGATGGTCGGCTCGGTGAAGCAGGGCTACGCGATCCTCGCGACGATGGTCACCATCTGGCTCGGCTTCACGGCGCTGATGATGTGGACCGAGTTCGCCCACCACGGTCCGGCGTTCGACCTCGCGGGCGGGGCGTACGAGGGCAAGGAGGTCCGGTTCGGTGTCGGCGGTTCGTCGATCTTCGCGACGGCGACCACGCTCACCTCGACCGGTGCGGTGGACTCCTTCCACTCCTCGTTCACGGGTCTTGGCGGCGGTATCACCATGCTCGGGATGATGCTGGGCGAGATCGCGCCCGGCGGTACCGGCTCCGGGCTGTACGGCATGCTGATCATGGCGGTCATCGCGGTGTTCATCGCCGGTCTGATGGTCGGCCGTACGCCCGAGTACCTGGGCAAGAAGATCGGCTCCCGCGAGATCAAGCTGGCGGCCTGCTACATCCTCATCACTCCGGCGCTGGTGCTGATCTTCACCGCCGCGGCCATGGCGCTGCCGACGCCGGGCAACTCCATGACGAACAGCGGGGCGCACGGCTTCTCCGAGATCCTGTACGCCTACACGTCCGCCTCGAACAACAACGGCTCGGCCTTCGCCGGTCTGAACGCGGACACCCAGTGGTTCAACTCGACGCTGGGCCTGGCCATGCTGTTCGGCCGTTTCCTGCCGATGGTGTTCGTGCTGGCGCTGGCCGGCTCGCTCGCAGAGCAGAAACCGGTCCCGGAAACCGCGGGCACCCTGCGGACCGACAAGCCCCTCTACGCGGGTCTGCTGGTCGGCACGATCATCATCATCACCGGTCTGACGTACTTCCCGGCGCTGGCGCTGGGTCCGCTGGCCGAGGGGCTGGCGTCATGA
- a CDS encoding TOBE domain-containing protein gives MSLSIRNQLPGTITAITPGEVMATVKVRLDTGQDLTAAITRDAVEDLGLTEGTDVTALVKATEISLSTAPISGLSIRNQLPGTVTGIATGGAMASVKIAMEGGSMLTAAITRDATNDLALTPGMPVVALVKATEVALTTA, from the coding sequence ATGAGCCTGAGCATCCGCAACCAACTCCCCGGCACGATCACCGCCATCACCCCCGGCGAGGTCATGGCGACCGTCAAAGTCCGCCTCGACACCGGTCAGGACCTCACCGCGGCGATCACCCGTGACGCCGTCGAGGACCTCGGCCTGACCGAGGGAACCGACGTGACCGCCCTCGTGAAAGCGACGGAGATCTCCCTCTCCACCGCGCCGATCAGCGGCCTGTCCATCCGCAACCAACTCCCCGGCACGGTCACCGGCATCGCCACAGGCGGCGCGATGGCCTCGGTGAAGATCGCCATGGAGGGCGGCAGCATGCTGACGGCGGCCATCACCAGGGACGCCACCAACGACCTCGCCCTCACCCCCGGAATGCCCGTCGTCGCCCTGGTCAAGGCGACCGAGGTGGCACTGACGACCGCGTGA
- a CDS encoding TOBE domain-containing protein, with protein sequence MQSYTIGQAARLLGVSPDTARRWADAGRVATHRDDTGRRLIDGRDLAAFSVELARSGSDEEEASYTSARNAFPGIVTAIKLGDVAAQVEIQAGPHRLVSLLTREAVEELGLEVGMEATARVKSTNVHIDRT encoded by the coding sequence ATGCAGTCCTACACGATCGGCCAGGCGGCGCGGCTGCTCGGCGTGAGCCCCGACACCGCGCGCCGCTGGGCGGACGCCGGCCGCGTCGCGACCCACCGCGACGACACCGGACGGCGACTCATCGACGGCAGGGACCTCGCCGCGTTCTCCGTCGAACTCGCCAGGTCCGGCAGCGACGAGGAGGAGGCCTCCTACACCTCGGCCCGCAATGCCTTCCCCGGCATCGTCACCGCCATCAAACTCGGCGACGTGGCGGCCCAGGTGGAGATCCAGGCCGGCCCGCACCGGCTGGTCTCCCTGCTGACCCGCGAGGCGGTCGAGGAACTGGGCCTGGAGGTCGGCATGGAGGCCACCGCCCGCGTGAAGTCGACGAACGTCCATATCGACCGCACGTAA
- a CDS encoding DUF1707 SHOCT-like domain-containing protein: MAAGLSRTGLRASDTDRDRAVDELNAAAGGGRLSMEELDERVTAALSARTVGELAELTVDLPAAPGGVEVKDVVRIEQQGGSGPAGRGLGGAPAAGDRVVLG; this comes from the coding sequence ATGGCGGCTGGGCTGTCGCGCACGGGGCTGCGGGCCTCGGACACGGACCGGGACCGTGCGGTGGACGAGCTGAACGCCGCGGCGGGGGGCGGCCGGCTGAGCATGGAGGAGCTGGACGAGCGGGTGACCGCCGCTCTCTCCGCCCGCACGGTGGGCGAGTTGGCCGAGCTGACGGTGGATCTGCCGGCGGCGCCGGGCGGTGTCGAGGTCAAGGACGTCGTCCGCATCGAGCAACAGGGCGGTTCGGGCCCTGCGGGGCGGGGCCTGGGTGGTGCCCCGGCAGCTGGAGATCGAGTCGTCCTGGGGTGA